Proteins encoded within one genomic window of Rubripirellula tenax:
- a CDS encoding acyl-CoA dehydrogenase family protein translates to MSLYDKSMGKEARASMEFAEDSRDTEWQHPSYSALLYQGNVKWDLLHPFPQQPIEDKKIGDEFIANFQKFIEEHLDADAVDRTGEIPDDVLKGLADMGCFAMKIPKEYNGLGLSQVNYNRVLHLAGSYCGNLCALLSAHQSIGVPQPLLMFGTDDQKRKYLPRFREGAISAFALTEEDAGSDPRAMTTSATLSEDGSHYVISGEKLWCTNGTKADLIILMAVTAPKVVRGKERKQITAFIVEMNTPGVEVVHRCRFMGLKALYNGVIRFTEVKVPKENMLLGEGDGLRLALQTLNTGRLSIPAACTGNSKWCMKIIRKWSNERVQWGHPIGEHETIAGKQAKIASDTFAMDAVWKLASSMADNKRFDIRLEAAVAKLFNTEAHYAILQETLQIRGGRGFETADSLKARGQEGIPIERALRDSRVNLIFEGSTEIMHLFIAREALDFHLQHIGALFKPGITMGGKVSALLNMTKTYSLWYPKLWLPVLSSGHFGMSPPLNKHMRTVARLSKKMSRVLFHKMAVHQKKMAEKQLLINRFVQIGTELFIMSAACSYAHSLLSSQSDEGAGAPDLADYYCREAQRRIDQLFRDIGSNNDKATVKLNKQFMQGEFEWMEDEIV, encoded by the coding sequence ATGAGCTTGTACGATAAAAGCATGGGAAAAGAAGCTCGCGCATCCATGGAATTCGCCGAGGATTCACGCGACACTGAGTGGCAGCACCCAAGTTATTCAGCGCTGCTCTACCAAGGGAATGTCAAATGGGATTTGCTGCATCCCTTTCCTCAGCAGCCAATCGAAGACAAGAAAATCGGCGATGAATTTATCGCGAATTTTCAGAAGTTCATTGAAGAACACCTCGATGCGGATGCCGTCGATCGAACGGGCGAAATACCCGACGATGTGTTGAAGGGCCTCGCGGATATGGGGTGCTTCGCAATGAAAATTCCCAAAGAATACAACGGCTTGGGACTGAGTCAGGTCAATTACAACCGCGTCCTGCACCTTGCCGGTAGCTACTGCGGAAACTTGTGCGCACTTCTGTCCGCACATCAAAGCATCGGTGTTCCGCAACCGCTTCTGATGTTTGGCACCGACGATCAGAAACGCAAGTATCTGCCGCGTTTTCGCGAAGGCGCGATTTCCGCGTTCGCATTGACCGAAGAAGACGCCGGTTCGGATCCGCGCGCGATGACGACGAGCGCGACGCTTAGCGAAGACGGTTCGCATTACGTCATAAGTGGCGAGAAATTGTGGTGTACCAATGGCACCAAGGCGGATCTGATCATCTTGATGGCGGTCACGGCTCCGAAAGTTGTTCGAGGAAAAGAACGCAAGCAGATTACGGCGTTCATCGTCGAGATGAACACGCCCGGTGTTGAAGTCGTTCATCGCTGTCGCTTTATGGGCCTGAAGGCGCTCTACAACGGCGTCATCCGTTTTACCGAGGTCAAAGTTCCGAAAGAGAATATGTTGCTTGGTGAGGGCGATGGACTACGACTGGCCCTTCAAACACTGAACACAGGACGTCTGTCGATTCCCGCGGCGTGTACGGGTAACAGCAAGTGGTGCATGAAGATCATTCGAAAGTGGTCGAACGAACGCGTGCAATGGGGGCATCCGATCGGCGAGCACGAGACGATTGCCGGCAAACAGGCCAAGATCGCTTCGGATACGTTTGCGATGGACGCCGTCTGGAAGCTGGCGTCGTCGATGGCTGACAACAAGCGTTTTGATATTCGGCTGGAAGCCGCCGTGGCCAAGCTGTTCAACACCGAAGCCCACTACGCGATATTGCAGGAAACGCTACAGATTCGAGGCGGTCGCGGATTTGAAACCGCTGACTCGCTCAAAGCTCGCGGCCAAGAGGGAATCCCGATCGAGCGTGCACTACGAGATTCGCGAGTCAACCTGATCTTTGAAGGGTCCACGGAGATCATGCATCTCTTCATTGCTCGCGAAGCACTGGATTTTCACCTGCAGCACATCGGAGCCCTGTTCAAGCCTGGGATTACGATGGGCGGGAAAGTCAGCGCACTGCTGAACATGACCAAAACTTACTCACTCTGGTATCCAAAATTGTGGCTGCCCGTCTTATCGTCGGGTCATTTCGGAATGTCGCCGCCGCTAAACAAGCACATGAGAACCGTGGCGAGACTGAGCAAAAAGATGTCGCGAGTGCTGTTCCATAAAATGGCCGTCCACCAAAAGAAGATGGCTGAGAAACAGTTGTTGATCAACCGGTTCGTACAGATCGGGACAGAGCTTTTTATCATGTCGGCAGCTTGTTCGTATGCACACAGTTTGCTGTCCAGCCAATCGGACGAAGGTGCAGGCGCGCCGGACTTGGCCGATTACTATTGCCGCGAAGCACAGCGTCGTATCGACCAACTCTTTCGTGATATCGGTTCCAATAACGACAAAGCCACAGTGAAGCTGAACAAGCAATTCATGCAAGGCGAATTCGAATGGATGGAAGATGAAATCGTATGA
- a CDS encoding DUF4442 domain-containing protein, with protein sequence MSKRSLGQRLLGYWNVLETKPGGKFLFSLAVGRFVRYSGSIGARVEELRPGYVRLTLKDRKKVRNHLRSVHAIAIANLGELTTGLAVVSGLPPNTRCILRRMEASYDKKARGLLTSTCRCDITSPSENAEHTIQAEIRDESGDIVSVVSALWVIGPEKTTT encoded by the coding sequence ATGAGTAAGCGTTCTCTCGGCCAACGTCTGCTGGGCTATTGGAATGTGCTCGAAACGAAGCCTGGCGGAAAGTTCTTGTTCAGCTTGGCCGTTGGCAGGTTCGTGCGGTATTCAGGCAGCATCGGTGCCCGCGTCGAAGAGCTTCGTCCCGGCTATGTTCGTCTAACACTGAAAGATCGTAAGAAGGTCCGCAACCATTTGCGTAGCGTGCATGCGATTGCGATCGCGAACCTTGGCGAGCTGACCACCGGTCTTGCCGTCGTTTCGGGACTGCCGCCGAACACTCGCTGCATTCTTCGTCGCATGGAAGCCTCTTACGACAAGAAAGCACGCGGGCTGCTGACCAGCACGTGTCGTTGCGACATCACTAGCCCAAGCGAGAATGCCGAACACACGATTCAAGCCGAGATTCGTGACGAATCCGGGGACATCGTGTCGGTGGTTTCTGCGTTGTGGGTGATCGGCCCGGAGAAAACGACCACATGA
- a CDS encoding SMP-30/gluconolactonase/LRE family protein: protein MKSILTLFLLLLGWTVQSFADDATPDGTIRPVGEVEKVADGFSFTEGPAWDSKRGVLYFTDIKTNTIHVLGSDDKVSSLTSDSGTANGLIMTADGQLLGCQMEGQIAQFDPVTGNSEVYVAQHDGKRFNAPNDLVFDADGGVYFTDPHYRAPDPWPQTVLAVYYADNSGTVTRVTGDLKVPNGVGLSPDGKHLYVGPSDQAEMLVYDIDHPGKLSGERTFCTLKQPEGATKITGADGLTLDQDGNVYITSSLGVQIFSSAGKPVGLIEFPEQPSNVTFAGADLKTLYATARTGLYRVEMPIAGLPSF from the coding sequence ATGAAATCGATACTCACTTTGTTTCTGCTTCTATTGGGATGGACCGTCCAATCCTTTGCTGATGATGCGACGCCGGATGGCACGATTCGTCCCGTCGGCGAAGTTGAGAAGGTCGCCGATGGATTCTCGTTCACCGAGGGACCGGCTTGGGACTCCAAACGTGGCGTGCTGTACTTCACGGATATCAAGACGAATACCATTCACGTCCTCGGCAGCGACGACAAGGTCAGTTCGCTAACCAGCGACTCGGGAACGGCGAACGGTCTGATCATGACCGCCGACGGGCAACTGCTGGGATGCCAAATGGAAGGCCAGATCGCGCAGTTCGATCCCGTTACCGGCAACTCGGAAGTGTATGTCGCACAGCACGACGGCAAGCGGTTCAACGCGCCCAACGACTTGGTATTCGACGCCGATGGAGGGGTCTATTTCACGGATCCACACTATCGAGCTCCCGATCCATGGCCGCAAACCGTATTGGCCGTCTACTACGCCGACAACTCGGGAACGGTGACTCGCGTGACCGGCGACTTGAAGGTTCCCAATGGTGTTGGACTATCACCCGACGGCAAACACCTTTACGTGGGTCCGAGTGACCAAGCCGAGATGCTGGTCTACGACATCGATCATCCCGGCAAGCTTTCCGGCGAGCGAACGTTCTGCACGCTGAAGCAACCCGAGGGAGCAACGAAGATCACCGGCGCAGACGGGCTTACGTTGGATCAAGATGGCAACGTCTACATCACAAGTTCGCTCGGAGTCCAAATTTTCTCATCTGCTGGAAAACCCGTCGGCTTGATCGAGTTTCCTGAGCAGCCGTCGAACGTCACGTTTGCCGGAGCGGATCTCAAAACGTTGTACGCCACCGCTCGCACCGGACTTTATCGGGTTGAGATGCCCATCGCCGGCCTGCCATCTTTCTAA
- a CDS encoding NAD(P)H-dependent flavin oxidoreductase: MSNELNPNENEFTRLVCIQFPAICGAMYPCSNPELVAAASEAGGIGIVQPISLTYVYGYEYREGLRRIRDLTSQPIGVNMLVEGSNATYRKRLDQWMDISLEEGVRFFVTALGNPRWVVDKANQVGGIVFHDVTNVKHARKALDNGVDGFICVNDRAGGHAGELDPRSLFDEIAPLGKPTICAGGVADREGFHEALDIGYLGVQMGTRFIASREAEVHADYKDAIIEAKATDIVLTDKISGVPVSVINTPYIQRMGLKAGWLARKMLQGRRTKHWMRSYYMLVSLLTLKKSNLKGASYKKFFQAGKSVEKIDNVMSVAEIYDELRNH, from the coding sequence ATGAGCAATGAATTGAATCCAAACGAAAACGAGTTCACGCGGTTGGTCTGCATCCAGTTTCCGGCGATTTGCGGGGCCATGTATCCATGTTCCAACCCCGAACTGGTTGCGGCGGCGTCGGAGGCAGGCGGCATCGGGATCGTCCAGCCAATCAGTCTGACGTATGTCTACGGCTATGAATATCGCGAGGGGCTGCGCCGGATCCGGGATCTGACCAGCCAGCCAATCGGAGTCAATATGCTGGTGGAAGGAAGCAACGCAACCTATCGCAAGCGACTGGACCAGTGGATGGATATTTCATTGGAAGAGGGCGTTCGTTTCTTTGTCACCGCGCTCGGGAATCCTCGCTGGGTGGTTGACAAAGCGAATCAAGTTGGCGGCATTGTTTTTCACGATGTGACCAATGTGAAGCACGCTCGCAAGGCGCTTGACAACGGCGTGGACGGTTTTATTTGCGTGAACGATCGCGCGGGCGGGCACGCAGGCGAGCTTGATCCTCGTAGCTTATTCGACGAAATCGCGCCGCTTGGGAAGCCGACGATTTGTGCCGGAGGCGTCGCCGATCGCGAAGGCTTTCACGAGGCTTTGGATATTGGCTACCTAGGGGTGCAGATGGGAACACGATTCATCGCCAGTCGAGAGGCAGAGGTGCATGCGGACTATAAAGACGCGATCATCGAAGCAAAGGCGACCGACATCGTGTTGACGGATAAAATTTCGGGAGTGCCCGTGTCGGTGATCAACACGCCGTACATTCAGCGAATGGGGCTGAAGGCAGGTTGGCTTGCGAGAAAGATGCTCCAAGGTCGCCGGACGAAGCATTGGATGCGATCGTACTACATGCTTGTCTCGCTTTTGACGTTGAAAAAATCCAACTTGAAGGGAGCCAGCTACAAGAAATTTTTCCAGGCCGGTAAGAGTGTTGAAAAGATCGACAACGTGATGTCCGTTGCCGAAATCTACGACGAACTGCGCAATCATTAG